The following are encoded in a window of Rosa chinensis cultivar Old Blush chromosome 4, RchiOBHm-V2, whole genome shotgun sequence genomic DNA:
- the LOC112197283 gene encoding uncharacterized protein LOC112197283 yields MKEGEKVDNYVSRTLTVVNKMKVHGERMEQNVVVEKILRSMTSKFNYVVCSIEESNDLSTMSIDELHGSLLVHEQRMQGYQEEEQALKITYEDKAGRGRGTSVFRGGRGRGMGRQPLNKAIIECFKCHKLGHYQYECPD; encoded by the coding sequence ATGAAAGAGGGTGAGAAGGTGGACAACTATGTCTCAAGAACCTTAACCGTGGTGAACAAAATGAAGGTACATGGAGAACGAATGGAGCAGAATGTGGTGGTTGAAAAAATCCTGAGGTCTATGACATCCAAATTTAATTATGTTGTGTGTTCGATAGAAGAGTCAAATGATCTTAGCACCATGAGCATTGATGAACTTCATGGGAGTCTGTTAGTTCATGAACAACGGATGCAAGGGTATCAAGAGGAAGAGCAGGCGTTGAAGATCACCTATGAAGATAAGGCAGGAAGAGGAAGGGGTACATCAGTGTTTAGAGGAGGTCGAGGCAGAGGAATGGGAAGACAGCCCTTGAATAAGGCTATCATCGAATGCTTCAAGTGTCATAAGTTGGGACACTATCAGTATGAGTGTCCGGACTAG